CCGACGTTCTTCCAGCTGAGCACGGGAGTATTTGGAAGGATGCCATTCGACCACACCTTCAGCTTACCAGCCCACACTTACGCCGTGATCAATAATCTTGCTGTGCGCTCATGCTGGCCTCCGGATTAGTGAAGCGCTGGCGTTGACGGGCAAGGACATCAGCCTAGAGGGGCGCGCCCTCACGGTTCGACACGGCAAAGGAGGAAAGCAGCGGCGTGTGGTGATAGGGGAGACGCTCATTCGTACCTTGGGGCGCCTTCCCGAACAGCAAGACCCATTGATCGGTGGCAGTTACCTAGCCGCTATTGAACGTCTGCGTCGCCTCTGCCTCCGAGCGGGCGTGGCGTACCGCGGCTATCACGCCCTAAGGCATTACGCCGGCACCCGCCTGACCCAAGAGGGCGCGTCCCTTGACGATGTGGCCCGGCACCTGGGGCACTCCGTTCTGGAAACAGCCCGGATCTACGCCAAATGGAGTGATGAAAGCCTCCGCAGGCGAGTCGGCCGATGGTAGGACCCTACCTGTATGCGGTCAATTCTGTAAAAGCAAAACAGGTCGCGCCGTGTCAACTTCCGACGTGTTTTGGAATATGACGGGGAAAGTAGGGCGGCCCTTGGGTTGCCTTC
This window of the Deinococcus humi genome carries:
- a CDS encoding tyrosine-type recombinase/integrase, translating into MLCAHAGLRISEALALTGKDISLEGRALTVRHGKGGKQRRVVIGETLIRTLGRLPEQQDPLIGGSYLAAIERLRRLCLRAGVAYRGYHALRHYAGTRLTQEGASLDDVARHLGHSVLETARIYAKWSDESLRRRVGRW